CAACCAAGGGGGCTGCTTAACACAAACAGCCTCAGACCCAAGGTTTAGATTTCTGAAATATGCAGTTTATGTTAAgttgggtattttttaaaaaaagaaaaacagcaacatTAATAAAAGAAGTGGTGTTTTTCCCGTGGCCAGATTTTTAAGAAACTCGAACATTTGGAAGTTGCCACAGACCAGTGAGCCAGTCCCAGACACAGGGACACCCCAGGATATGAACCAAGCCGTGGTTAAACCAGGACTTGCCTAGACAATGTAGAATAACTCTCCCATACAGACTTTTTATGACAATCAAATGAAAGCCTTTCCCTTCTCTGAAGGCAAGTAATCTAGCAGAAGGTGGAACAAAAAGCATGAGAAATCTATGGTAGCCACATCCCAAATGCCAGTTAAAAAGCAACTAGCTTCTTTGTTAGAGAGGAGTGGGTGAAAAGTAGTAGTTTAATGTTCAGATATACACTCATTTAAAAGTATTCAATACATGATGTTTGACGGTAATGGCAGGATGATGtcaagtctctctttttttttaaaggtttgtttGAGTCCTATGTGGAAGCAAAAATTCACAGGTGAATTTCTGGGTGTCTGCCAAACTCTAACTAGGTTTCCAGGAATAATGTGTTCACCCTGATTACCAGGACATGCCTCCTTTCCCCAGGCTTCAAGTGTGATAAGTCGTCGGAATTTGACCCAAGACTACTATCGGCAAATGACAAAGTGCTTTATCACATTCCTGCTGAGTCCCAGAATTCCACTGACAGCCAGTCCTGGATGAGACTAGGTTCTGTTTAAAGAATCAAGGCTCAAACgccacggaaaaaaaaaaaaaaataaccataatctctttaaaaaagtaaaggaagccTAGAAAATCCATGTTTTGACTTGTGTTAAGGTTTACAGATGGTATTCAATTTACAATGGTTTGTCTTGCAATTCTTTGACTTTACAACAGTGCAAAAGCCATACACATTCAGTATACTCTTCAACTGAACTCAACTTAAGATGTGGTTACCCAGACATAGCCCTAACATAAGTTGAGGAACATCTGTAATTGCAGAGTTAAGCAAAATACTGTAAGTTTCTTATCCCCCActctcattttcaaatttttgtatttagacaatctctccttcctttttcccttcaatTTTATGCGGACAAAAGCAGTGCTTCAAGAAAAGCCTCAATCTAAAAGTTTGATAATGAACTTGACCCTCCACTGCCCCTACCCCAACAACATGAAGAATTTGTCTGTTCCACCTAGAAATACAAAAGTGCAATACTTTTTTGAAACTGTTGCCTCTTATCAGGCTGATTTGTGATAAGAACACAGTCTAAGGTACAAAGATCATATTTAATCAGTACTTTTCTGGTGTTTTAACCAGCCCCTTCTAAAATACAGTTGTTCTTTTATACTTGGGAAAGCAGCAAGTCCTGTGACAGACCCAAAGTCACTCTAGGGAGAAAATCAACAGCAAGTCTGGCATTTTAACTCTCAACACCACagtaatggggaaaaaaagaaaacatctagtTTCCCAAATAGCTCTGATACTGAACCATTGGCTAAATCCATGAACTTTATTTTCCTACCATAACCACAACAGAGGACTGGTCCTTGCAGCTTCGGAAGAAATGAGGACTAATATTTAGACCCCAGTTGGCTGTACATTCAAATCCTCTATggaggttaaaaatacaaaagtggccATCCCACTCCaccaccacatttttttttttttttcagatagggtcttgctctattgcccacactggaatgcagtggcacaatcacagctcaatgcaacttcaacctccggggctcaagccatcctcccgcctcaacctctagagtagctggaactacagatgtgcaccaccatgcccagttaatttttaatttttttttttttttgtagagacagggtctcactatgttacccaggttggtctcaaactcctgggctcaagtcatcttccagtctcagcctctcaaagtgctgggatgacagatgtgagaattttttgagaggaagtggcctttatttttttaaagaaggttcATAAGGatttttgagaatcactgattcATTGGGTCACTACTCTGTGTTAAGAACTCTGCCAGGcatttaacatatattatttcacttgTTTTCACGATTAAATTCATACAGGTTCAATCACAGAAACCACGCAGTGGACAAAAGAGGGCAAAGTTCACCATGAGGAGATTCTAAAAACCTGCCTTTTGACTTGTCCAGTTTTATCTCTTATTTCTCACTTTGTTTCTCCTCCCACTTGGACTCTTTGTATGACTGTTTGAAATTAAGTTGTAGGTGAATCTTCCATTACCCACGTCCAGAgcaaacacacataaacacagaaCCTCACTAAACCCCCCCCCcaagtatttatttttccatttttatcaccACAAATTTCTTAACAATGTAGAATTTAACtttgtaattaaaacaaaaactctcCCCTGCGAAGGATAACACCAAGTTAGGTGCACAAACGACAAAAAATGCCAAACTAACTGATCATCCTTCCTGAAATTTctcttaaaagcagagaaatagaaTCAATGCTGCCACCTAGCGGCCAGCCAAACAAATAAGGTAGCATACTGGAGAAGAAGGTCATAGTCCCAACAATCTGGTTTCCCTGCCTATTATCAAGCCACCTACTCcttactttttttcaaaaaaacacagCAACATATCCTAAGCAACCCCTCCTCCACAGTCATAGTCCAAATACTTTAATACAGCAACCAAAGTCTGTCTTGTTAAACACACTACTTCTCATGAAACTTTCCTCTGCCCATTTTAAGGTAGGTTTGCCCAGTCCTATGGCTCAGTAGAGATGACACAGGAGAACATGGAAACATCCAAAACGTTCACTGGTTCAGAGTGTGTACACAGTAATTTTGATGTCTGTTGCCTCAAATACCTCCTCGATCATCGCAGATACATTTTCCCACTGCAGACGATCAAGACCACATCCAAtcctgaaaaagacaaaatatctcCATTGATGGCAATGAAAGTGTCTAGGAAACTGCTCCTTCTCTCTTTCAAGTTATATCCACTCaaagcataaaaacaaataacctagTCTGACACCCTTATAGGCAACCATGGTAGAAGTTTGGAAGTCAATTCTTGTTGTGAGTCACCTAAGACCATTCCTAGACAGCTCTGACATCCAAAAACTATCACTTCTGTTTGCCTAACAAAATACCACTTTCCAACTATTTCATGCTACATTTAGAAATGTATAACTGTCATGACATGGGAGACTCATTATCCCTCTATGACTGCTGACTAAAATTGGCTGTGGATGGATGGGGAAAggttggtattttaaaaatgcacttatGGTAACAGAATGTTAACGAAAATAAGGAGAAGAGGAATGAGGCACAGGAGCCGCAAAAAAGAAAGTCAAGATGGAATGCTGGGAAATGGTGAAATGGTTGCAATCCAGGAGTAAGGTCTTTGCAACACCCTGGTGAGAATAAACTCAATCATAAAACTCTACTACCTGGCACCTCCCAAGGTGTTACTCTAGTGATCCTCAACCCCCCAGGGAAAAGAGACTTAAAATTGCTAATTTGATGTCAGAATGTGATAATTAAGTCCATAAGGAATTGTGataaaaaaatagtttctgaCACATACATCATAACTATATCAAAGACCCGTGTAAAGGGACATTGAGGCCACAAAGTAATGTGGGGCTTGAGACAAAATTGCATGTATGCTCAGCATTGACTCAAATCTACCAGGGTGACAGGAAGAAAAGAGGTGAGGCCCATTGcctgaaaagaaagtaaagggaCTACTGAACCCTCAATGTCATTCCCTTCAGTTCCCAATACCTAAGGTCTAAGAAGTTACATCAGGGACAGATCCTCTGGCTGTTACCCATACTGACCAAAAGAAGCATGCAGTATAAAAGGGAATGATAATTTACAACTTTCTTGACACAAAGTAATAGGTTTGGGAGATGGGAAGTGGTCCAAGAGGGAAACCACCAATGCTCAGTCTTGATTCTTTAGCTCATATTGCTTCAGGAATAAAGGCCAAGCTTCAACAAGAGGGTGCTGAGAATTCAACAAATGTGGCTGAATAACAACAGTCGCTCTAGGCTAAGTAGGCTGAAGCAGATGTATATTTCAAGGTAATTGTCCTGATTCATTCAACTCAAGCTAGAAAATGGCTGTGCCTTGGCCTAAGACCAGACAACTGGTTCACTGCTGGTTTTACAAAATTTTGACTTTTGTCCACCTTTAAATCTATATTTTGGGTTAAGCTTTTATTTGTCTTTGGGTAAGACAGTAAACCCCACCAATCAATTAAATCTCCATTTAGGGCCATGGATTTCCTTGCCTGGGCATGGAGAGGTCGGTGACTCCATTCTTCAGACAATGAGACTTCATTGCCTCTAAACTCTTCTGTAAGTTTTCATAAGTTGGCTTGTGCGAAGCCCTTTTCTTTGTAATCTGAACACAAAGAATTCAAACTTTCATCATCCCAAAATGATAGCCAAAGAAAAGTCATCACATTCCCCCAACATCCCGATAAGTAAAAGAGAAAGCACATTTTTATGGGAGAGCCTCAAGAAAATCCACTAAATAGAGACGGAGAAACCCAGACTCTGCCACGTAGTAATCTTTCCTTTTCCTAGGAAACCCATGAGATTAGCTAGTGGTGCctattgtcaatatttttaagCAGGTAAGTGAAGTCTCTGTGCCACATCCAAGAGATAAGCTGCATATCTGTAACAGGGAAGAACGCATACCACCTGCAAATTCCCTGCTAAAAGCCTCTATTTATTTAGAATctgtgcttgcttgctttttgtcTCTCTAtataaagcaacagaaaaaacTGGTAGGGTCCCAAAGTTAAAACACTGGAAGCCACATAAGCTTTAAGCACAGAATTCAAAGGGGCTAGGACCTCTCCCCACTCAGTTTGCCATCCAGATCAGGCTTGTAGTGGGTTAGCTGTAAGTTACCCACTGCCACCACTACAGAAGTCACCCCCTTTCAGGAACCAAATGCCATCCTGGACTGTTGAAGAACCCTACATTCAGGCAATAGTTAGGAGAGGAGCTAGGTATTATTTGAGactgtacttattttattttgtttttattcacccGCTTGCTAGCAGTGTGCTAGTTGACATGGAATAAGAGAAAAGCTCCTTTCAGAAATCTGTCTCTTGAGACATTATTGTTTTTATCTCACTCTGCCTAGGAAATATAGTATGGCAGGCATTCCTAACTTTTGCAAGTCTTAGAACAGGCCTATGGTAAATGGCACAGGACTTCCCCACAGAGCTGGGATGCAGTCTCACATTTCTTTCTAACCCAGTGCTCCAAGTAGCCGCCATCACTGGACTGGAGTTGTCATAAGATAGAAGCTTTTTGACATCCTTAGTTGTTTAGAATGGACCATCATGATCAACACAAATGTAGTACAGCCCATCTGTTCACAAATCCTTAAAATGTATTAAGCATtggccctgaaaaaaaaaaggaattggccCATCTTACCAAGTAATATATATATCGCCCATCTCTCTTCAGAACAGCCACTTCTCCAGatttcttttctaagaaaaagttatttaatagtagaaatgaaaaagaaaaccaaacactgatctctaagattttaaaatctttacagaTCTGAGTTTACTTCAGaactagaaataattttcaacacCGAAGAAGGGAATACGGAAGATCTATTGTCTCCCATAAACACTCTGCTTTTTATCAGCATTCCCAAATACTATATTCCTTAACTTACAGCTTTCTTACAATCATGTTTCCTCACAACCCACCTTTGATCCCACTACTACTTTCAAATACAACCTCATTTGTCCACAAACTTTGTCTGTTGCCTTGAAATTGTTTTATAATGTATAGATTTTACTTGCCAAATGTGTATTTACTCAATATCTTTTTACATACAAAGAGCTGTATAAAGCATGAAGAGGaatatagacatagaaaaaaagaattattacgGAGTTTTCAATCCAGAGAAGGTATCATCAttacaaataacaataatacaaaGCAGTAAGAATTGCTTTTGTCTAAGGCTAAGAAATACTGTGGACAATGGGTCTGTTAAGCCTGGAatgtggtctgagaaactgtttcagAAGCTTTACATAGGATTCTAGTGCACATTTCTGGTTTAAAGTCACCCGTAGAAAGTGATGGGAGGGGTCTATAAGGAAGAAGAGGTTTCTAAATTCCTCTTTGAAGAAAAAGCAGAATATTGGCAAGGAGGGGATCTTGAATGCCAACCTATAGACTAAGCATCTCAGAGTTATTTCAAGTTTCAGAGAAGTGCAGTAATATCGTCAAGAAAGTTTTATGATACAAGAGGAAGAGATTAAAAACATTCACAGGAGTTCAGGTTTGATAATGATAAAGGTCCAAACTAGAGGCCATTCTTGAGGAGGAAAATCTAAAAACATTTGGTTCTTAGAAATCCCCTCTTTATCtgcatattttgtttattaaagtGTAACAGATTAAAAGGTGCTCTAGCCAGGGCAAACCAGGTAAGTGCTTTCCAAAACTCACGTTGATTTAAAAGTTCTTGCACCCCTCCAAATTTCTTCTTGAAGAGGACAGCTATCCCAGCGCCCATGCGACAATCCTCACTGATACAGTGGGCTAAAGAGTCTGTTTTAGGGCATGCAAAAAGGTCTCCTTTCACATAAGTGATctaaaaaatgtgcaaaggaaaagacaaagttttattagatacagaaaaatactaagttatttttctgtattttgtgtcCCCCACGACTACCTCTCCCGGCACCCCTTCCTGCAATCTGATTTAAAGCCAAATCAATTACAGCATGTGTAAAAGGAAAGTAATGAATGATCCCTGCCTAGAATTTTGAGCCTTTCTTAAGTACATCAGCTAGcgagaaaaaaaagataattcaatcattgatttaattaaaaagtGCTTATGCTTTTGACCTCCATGATTACGAATTTCAGTTCACCAATAAGTTAATAGTTGTTACCCACTCTGCTTCCTTCTGGATCTTCATTAAGGCTGCTGGCCATGATACTGAGTCGCTATTTCCAGAATTTAAGTGTTTCTTCAGCTatgagaagggaaaaggaagtaaaaatgcTTAGGCAGCCTTAGTATATAATATTCTGATTGCCCTGTACACCCGCTTAATAAGCTTTTTTCCCCAACGTTTATAGATGAATGTGAGTTTTTTTCGGTCCCTGGTACGTAACACAAAACTCTTCTGGggcaaaaaagaggaagaatgcTTAGCAACCCGCTCTCATTTCGCGCTTTCCTGGAGCGCCCCGCTCCGTCAGCGGAAGCAAAGCCCATCCCCAAGACACACCTCCTCCTTTCTCCAGGGCCACTCCCGAGCAAGGCGGATTTAGGACGCTCCCCTTTTCTGTGCACGACGCAAAAGTAGTTCCCCAGTGGGTTGAGcttagaaaaaaaacagaagggaCTTGGCCACAGTCCCGTTAAGCCGCAACCACAGAGTGTACAAGGTACTGGCGTGCTGAGCCCCAGGTGTGGGGAAAGGAAGGCCGCCTCTCATAGAACGTTCACCACCCCCCACTTTTTTGGGGGGTGCGTAGAAGAAAAGTCTAGAGAAGCCTCCCATTCTCTGTCTCCTACCCTAGGGCGGGTCAGCGAGGACGCAGGGTCTGTCCTGGGGTCCTATGGGAGGGTGCGGGGAGGCTCGCGCAAAGCCCCGACGTACCCAAGTCACCCTTCACCTGGAAAGGAGTCGGTTGTTTGGAGGTCCCCGCCCCGCGGGGAAGGGCTCCGGATCCGACCCTGGTAGGTGGGGAGCAGCGGACCAGCCCAAACGCTGAGCCAATCCCGCCAAAGCCCTTAATTGCACGCATCTAAGATGGCCGCCCCCGCCCGGTAGCGGGGCGGAAACGAGCCCCTCTAGCTTGCTAGCCGAGCCCACACTCTTTGGCGAAGGCCGCCGAACTTCCGGCAGTAAATTCCGTGGTGTCCCGCCGCCGCACGCGCATGCGTAACGAAACTGCCCACCACGAGTCGGGAAAAGTGGCGCTTGCGTATTAGCCGCACGGGTGTGTCCTAGTGGCCACTTGGAAAGGGGTGGGCAGCTGGCAAAGGGGCTAGTTAGCGCCTGCGTAGTACTAAGCTCAAGGGAGCGTTTTGAGTTGAACGATCTGGCGCGTCTCGAAGGCGCCTGCGTATTCCTTCCACTAGCGGTGGTGTCAAATCAGGAAGGCGGGCGTGGCTGCAGGGAACGCCTGCGCGTTGCTCCCCCAAAGGGGTGGGGCGAGCCCAGAACTGGAGTTAGTGGGCGTGGTCTCAGAGGCGCCTGCGCGGAGGCGGTTGGAGGGAGGCCCGATTCCCCTTTGTTCGGGTTCGCCATTTTGCTAGGCAGCGgcagtggcggcggcggcggcggctggagCCTCTGATTGGGTTTCGGAGTCCGGTACTGGAGCCAATCAGCGCGGGCAGCGAACCGGGGGAGCGAGGCACGGTGAGTGTGAGGAGCCAATATCCAGCGGCCCAGAGCCGGCCCCAGCGCCCCGATTGGCGGGTCTCGCTGACCACTCAGGAGAGGCCCAGGCGCCCGTCGAGCCCGGGGAGTCGAGCTGAGCCTAGCCCAGCAGGGCGGCCAGCGGTCCCGGCCTGGGGCTGGCGAGCGCCTCGGGGCACTCCCGGCCGAGGCCTGCAGGGGCCGCCCCGCGCGGGGATGGCGCCCCGGGGAGCAGGCACCTCGGGGCTCCGACCCTCGCAGGGTGCCAGGATCAGTTGGGAATGCGTCCCCGTTTCCCGATTCTTAGGCCCAGGGTCTCAGGCCCCAGGCCCGGGGCCACGAATGGCCCTACACTAGGGGACACATGCGCGCCCTGGGCCTCAGCGAtttcctcctggtagttctgGCCGCAAACTTAAACCTGCCCTTGCTCTCTCCACTCTCCGGCCCTTGGGGCAGGAAGCCTCCCCCGGGCCCTCTGCTCCCCTCGAGCCGGGTCTATCTGCAGCCCCTCTAGGTCGGGAGGGAGGCCTGGGGAGGGTGCGCGCCCCGGCAGCGGGGTCCCGAGTGCGGCTGGCAACGGGGCTGGCCCTCCCTCGCCTCGGAGCCCTACAGGCCCGCCCCCGCTGTCTCCCTAGTGGGGAGATGGGGCCGTTAGTTCGCCCACTCCTCGTGCTCCGCTGCGCCCCTCCTCCCAGTCCGCTCCGCCCGGGTCTCCGGCCCGGCGCCGTGACCACCCCTTTTGGCTCGTCATTTCCTCTCTTCCCCGCCCCGTTCGCAGTGGCAGGACCGCACACCTCCGTCTTGGAGCCCAACCAAGCGGTCTCCCTTTCTTGTCCGGGCTGTAAGACTAGTCCATTCGGTGCCTGGAACCCCACTCTTAGAAGATTGATACCCTTGCGCATTCTTTTTCCCGGAGTCTGCACAACTTGCTGTTCATATTACTAATCTTACCCACTGCTCATTTTGTGAAATCTCCCTCCCTTGGAAATGTAGTACAGTTTCGTTTTTTTCCCCcccctttgtttttgctttcGCCTTTCTGTTACTTTGTGTCAGGCTTGACCCAGTCCACTCATCTCTTGGTTTATGTTTTTCTGACACACTTTCTAATCCTGTGTTAACGTTTTCTCAGCAGATGTTTAGAAGCTTTTAACAGTGTTGTGGGGTTTGCCTTAGGGTGAGAGGTTGCTGTTGGCAACCAATTATCCAGCAGTGTATGCCAGGTATAATCCATGTGTTGGGGAGCGAGTCCGTAGAGGTCAATAAGAACTGTGCCTACCTGATGGAAATTGACAGGTGAACAGGTAGTTAATACCTAACGGTTAGTGCTATAAAGGGGCCAAGTTCAGTGCTGTGACGTATCGATGCGTGAGCTAGCCTCCGTGAAAGGCTTATCTCCGCCGCACTTTTGACTGGCCTTGAAGAATGATGGTAATTCTTCCACAAGAAAGATGGAAGAGCATTGCttgaagagaagaaaagcatATGCGGAGGAATCAAATTACACTgtttgaggcaggaagatgggaTAGGGAAGTGGGCAGTGGTAGTGATAGTTTAGGACGGAAAGGCCCAGTTGGTAAAATACTTGTATATCTTGCTAAGGAATATTTTGGAAACAGTTATTATTTTGTATGGAGGTTCAAGTAGAAGGGATCTAGAGctacatttttttcataagatTGAAAAACAAGTTTCTGACTTGTTTTATGGGTTCTGCCCCGTGATAGTGGCTGAGTTCTTTGGGGAAGAAGAGAAGACTTTTGTCCTAGGACTCGGAAAATTTTTACTCATGTGAATCATCTAGTGCATTCCCTGGCACATAGAGGTCTTCAGTATCTGGTGCCCATTTCTAAATTCACATTTAATGCTATACAACTGGTAGGTTTCAGAAAACTCGTATTCCAGTGCTCTTTCATTACTGAAACTTCGGGGACaggttttattttcactttttaggaTGAGTTTTTCATTGTTGCttaaatcattttcttaattcatttgATTGTCACATTATCCGCATTAGCAGAAGAGATGATAGGGCTTAAATAGTCTAAAAAGCATGTATATTTGCCTTtggaaattttgtttgtttgcttttggatACAGGGCTTtcctctatcgtccaggctggaatacagtggcgcaatcatagctcactgtaacctggaactcctgggctcaagccatcctcccatcttggtctcccaaaactttgggattacaggcatgagctactgcgtcCTGACCTGAAATAGATGTTTTAACCTTAGTATTTAAACATAGGTATGTTCTGGTTACTTCAAAATCACTAAATACTTTTGCTTGGCATCTTTCTAAAAGGCATTCTAATCTGGTAACTTTCTTGCTAAGTACCTTTCAAGCTTCCACCAGTCTGCAGAAGAATTTCTTTGTCTGACATTTCGAAAGACAGTAGTGTGGCCCCAAGCTTTTCTTCCCGTTTAGTCTGCTACTCACATGCTGAActgtttctgttcttgtttttatgCTCTGTTGAGTTGTAGTACTTCACCTTCCTCCACATCATCACATAGCTAAATCTTTCTCACACTTAAGACCAGTTCATCCTGCAGGCCTCTgatagcaaaggaaaaaaaagttcaaatagtACCTTTTCTTTTAAGCCTTGTTGATTTATCCCCAGCTGGAACAAATCTCTGTCCTCCAAATTCCCGCATCACTTTATCTCTTAGGATTCCGGTATAGGTTTTTACTCCATTACTAAACTTAAAGACACTTTGAAGTTAGACTCTTCGtcagagatttctttttatttttaaaaccttccgaacagtgtctggcacatggtataTAGTTAGTGGAGAGAAGTGCATTAGAAAGCTCCAATCCAGAAATCTGTAGGATGATGGGGAAGCTGGACAGCCCTTTGTTGTAGTCTAGTCTTTCATCCAACATGTATCAGGACCC
This is a stretch of genomic DNA from Rhinopithecus roxellana isolate Shanxi Qingling chromosome 4, ASM756505v1, whole genome shotgun sequence. It encodes these proteins:
- the OARD1 gene encoding ADP-ribose glycohydrolase OARD1 isoform X1, with the protein product MRAIKGFGGIGSAFGLVRCSPPTRVGSGALPRGAGTSKQPTPFQLKKHLNSGNSDSVSWPAALMKIQKEAEWITYVKGDLFACPKTDSLAHCISEDCRMGAGIAVLFKKKFGGVQELLNQQKKSGEVAVLKRDGRYIYYLITKKRASHKPTYENLQKSLEAMKSHCLKNGVTDLSMPRIGCGLDRLQWENVSAMIEEVFEATDIKITVYTL
- the OARD1 gene encoding ADP-ribose glycohydrolase OARD1 isoform X2 produces the protein MASSLNEDPEGSRITYVKGDLFACPKTDSLAHCISEDCRMGAGIAVLFKKKFGGVQELLNQQKKSGEVAVLKRDGRYIYYLITKKRASHKPTYENLQKSLEAMKSHCLKNGVTDLSMPRIGCGLDRLQWENVSAMIEEVFEATDIKITVYTL
- the OARD1 gene encoding ADP-ribose glycohydrolase OARD1 isoform X3 yields the protein MKIQKEAEWITYVKGDLFACPKTDSLAHCISEDCRMGAGIAVLFKKKFGGVQELLNQQKKSGEVAVLKRDGRYIYYLITKKRASHKPTYENLQKSLEAMKSHCLKNGVTDLSMPRIGCGLDRLQWENVSAMIEEVFEATDIKITVYTL